The Styela clava chromosome 10, kaStyClav1.hap1.2, whole genome shotgun sequence genome window below encodes:
- the LOC120337108 gene encoding ubiquitin-conjugating enzyme E2 A — protein sequence MSTPARRRLMRDFKKLQEDPPTGVSGAPTDNNIMIWNALIFGPVDTPFEDGTFRLTIEFTEEYPNKPPSVKFASKMFHPNVYADGGICLDILQNRWSPTYDVSSILTSIQSLLDEPNPNSPANNQAAQLYQENRREYEKKVCCIVEESWKECNCRC from the coding sequence atGTCTACACCAGCTAGAAGAAGATTAATgcgtgattttaaaaaattgcaagAAGATCCTCCTACTGGAGTAAGTGGGGCACCAACTGACAACAATATAATGATATGGAATGCTTTAATATTTGGTCCAGTTGATACACCTTTTGAAGATGGAACGTTTCGATTGACTATAGAATTTACAGAGGAGTATCCGAATAAGCCTCCTTCTGttaaatttgcttcaaaaatgtTTCACCCAAATGTTTATGCTGATGGCGGAATATGCTTAGACATTTTACAAAACCGATGGAGTCCCACATACGATGTTTCATCGATTTTAACGTCAATACAATCACTTTTGGACGAACCAAATCCGAACAGCCCGGCGAATAATCAAGCTGCACAATTGTATCAAGAAAATCGTCGAGAGTATGAGAAAAAAGTTTGTTGCATCGTTGAGGAAAGTTGGAAAGAATGTAATTGTAGATGTTGA